In one Lolium rigidum isolate FL_2022 chromosome 3, APGP_CSIRO_Lrig_0.1, whole genome shotgun sequence genomic region, the following are encoded:
- the LOC124701108 gene encoding serine/threonine-protein kinase BLUS1-like isoform X2: MEEIGFGANAVVYRAVFLPANTTIAVKCLDLDRVNSNLDDVRKEAQIMSLIDHPNVIKAYCSFVVDHNLWVIMPFMAEGSCLHLMKVGYPDGLEEPVICSILKETLKALDYLHRQGHIHRDVKAGNILVDSPGVVKLGDFGVSACLFDRGDRQRSRNTFVGTPCWMAPEVLQPGTGYNFKADIWSFGITALELAHGHAPFSKYPPMKVLLMTLQNAPPGLDYDRDRKFSKSFKEMVAMCLVKDQTKRPTAEKLLKHSFFKNAKVPQLTVKSIITDLPPLWERVKTLQQKDAAHLASSEQEALSMSEYQRGVSAWHFDIEDLKAQALLINDDDPPEIKENDDRTTEVEKDASSESHLGKSTLLNGSNHSERTCATAVNPGGNGPEIDEDLASDIGNADSVWKVDGSENDSLCSTPKHGSEAGNCKSEVRQKQRQRTYSGPILYSGTGDSSINGRGPIIDRDAGGQSVSSKQKNDSGKIDDLSGPLSLSTRASANSLSAPIRSSGGYVGSLGDKPKVEIKGRFSVTSESFDLAKVQEIPVVKISPRPQEGSALRKSASVGAWPVKAKPVSNNQYRKEFSNSSVSASVLIPHLQNLVQQTTFQQDLITNLMSNLQQNEKMDGLQSRVQTVEGDTRVETGGAGGERTLLTKIFELQSRMISLTDELIASKLKHVQLQEELNALYCQEEIIDTREQDNQEA; encoded by the exons ATGGAGGAGATTGGCTTCGGCGCCAACGCCGTCGTCTACCGCGCCGTCTTCCTCCCCGCCAACACCACCATCGCCGTCAAGTGCCTCGATCTCGATCGGGTCAACAGTAACCTC GATGATGTGCGGAAGGAGGCTCAGATAATGAGCTTGATAGATCATCCGAATGTCATCAAGGCTTATTGCTCGTTCGTTGTCGATCACAACCTTTGGGTGATAATGCCGTTCATGGCAGAGGGTTCATGTTTACACCTAATGAAGGTTGGATACCCCGATGGCCTCGAAGAGCCTGTCATCTGCTCTATTCTAAAAGAAACACTAAAGGCTCTAGATTACCTCCATAGGCAAGGACATATCCACCGAGATGTCAAG GCGGGCAATATCCTTGTCGATAGCCCTGGTGTAGTAAAGCTTGGGGACTTCGGTGTATCTGCTTGCTTATTTGACAGAGGTGATAGACAAAGATCTAGGAATACATTTGTGGGAACCCCGTGCTG GATGGCTCCAGAAGTTCTCCAGCCTGGAACCGGTTATAATTTCAA AGCCGACATCTGGTCATTTGGAATAACTGCACTGGAGCTTGCACATGGTCATGCTCCCTTCTCTAAGTATCCTCCCATGAAG GTTCTTCTCATGACCCTTCAAAATGCCCCACCAGGTCTTGATTACGACCGTGACAGAAAATTCTCAAAG TCTTTCAAGGAAATGGTTGCAATGTGCTTGGTAAAAGATCAAACTAAGAGGCCAACAGCTGAAAAGTTACTGAAGCATTCGTTTTTTAAGAACGCAAAGGTCCCACAGCTGACAGTTAAGAGTATTATAACTGATTTGCCCCCTCTATGGGAGCGTGTGAAGACACTCCAG CAAAAGGATGCAGCACATCTGGCTTCTTCCGAACAGGAAGCACTTTCTATG AGTGAGTACCAACGAGGTGTCAGCGCATGGCACTTTGATATTGAGGATCTAAAGGCTCAGGCATTACTG ATTAATGATGACGATCCACCTGAAATAAAGGAGAATGATGACAGAACAACTGAAGTTGAGAAG GATGCATCTTCCGAGAGCCATCTTGGAAAATCAACACTTCTGAATGGAAGTAACCACAG TGAACGAACTTGTGCCACTGCAGTAAATCCAGGTGGAAATGGCCCTGAAATAGATGAAGATTTGGCTTCTGACATTGGCAATGCCGATTCTGTATGGAAGGTTGATGGATCAGAAAATGACTCATTATGCTCTACACCGAAGCATGGTTCTGAGGCGGGAAATTGTAAAAGTGAAGTTAGACAAAAACAAAGACAAAGAACTTACTCTGGCCCAATTCTATACTCTGGTACCGGCGATAGTTCCATCAATGGAAGAGGTCCTATTATTGATAG GGATGCGGGAGGTCAATCAGTATCTAGTAAACAAAAGAATGACTCTGGAAAAATTGATGATCTTAGTGGTCCTCTGTCACTTTCAACTCGTGCTTCTGCAAATAGTCTGTCTGCCCCTATTCGGTCTTCTGGAG GGTATGTGGGCTCCTTGGGAGATAAACCTAAGGTTGAAATAAAAGGCCGATTTTCAGTGACATCCGAAAGTTTTGATCTGGCAAAG GTTCAGGAAATTCCAGTGGTCAAAATTTCACCTAGACCACAGGAG GGATCTGCACTGAGAAAATCAGCCAGTGTTGGTGCTTGGCCAGTGAAGGCTAAGCCAGTG TCTAATAACCAATATCGAAAGGAATTCTCCAACAGCTCAGTTTCTGCATCAGTTCTGATTCCCCATCTTCAAAACCTTGTACAGCAGACCACATTTCAGCAA GATCTCATCACGAACCTAATGAGTAACTTGCAACAGAATGAGAAAATGGATG GGCTCCAGTCTAGAGTTCAGACTGTGGAGGGTGATACAAGG GTTGAAACGGGAGGTGCTGGGGGAGAACGGACACTTCTTACTAAAATATTCGAATTACAATCTAG AATGATTTCTTTAACTGATGAATTGATTGCGTCAAAGCTGAAACATGTTCAG CTGCAAGAAGAGCTAAATGCACTGTACTGCCAAGAAGAAATAATCGACACGAGAGAGCAGGACAATCAAGAAGCTTGA
- the LOC124701108 gene encoding serine/threonine-protein kinase BLUS1-like isoform X1, which yields MEEIGFGANAVVYRAVFLPANTTIAVKCLDLDRVNSNLDDVRKEAQIMSLIDHPNVIKAYCSFVVDHNLWVIMPFMAEGSCLHLMKVGYPDGLEEPVICSILKETLKALDYLHRQGHIHRDVKAGNILVDSPGVVKLGDFGVSACLFDRGDRQRSRNTFVGTPCWMAPEVLQPGTGYNFKADIWSFGITALELAHGHAPFSKYPPMKVLLMTLQNAPPGLDYDRDRKFSKSFKEMVAMCLVKDQTKRPTAEKLLKHSFFKNAKVPQLTVKSIITDLPPLWERVKTLQQKDAAHLASSEQEALSMSEYQRGVSAWHFDIEDLKAQALLINDDDPPEIKENDDRTTEVEKDASSESHLGKSTLLNGSNHRSNHERTCATAVNPGGNGPEIDEDLASDIGNADSVWKVDGSENDSLCSTPKHGSEAGNCKSEVRQKQRQRTYSGPILYSGTGDSSINGRGPIIDRDAGGQSVSSKQKNDSGKIDDLSGPLSLSTRASANSLSAPIRSSGGYVGSLGDKPKVEIKGRFSVTSESFDLAKVQEIPVVKISPRPQEGSALRKSASVGAWPVKAKPVSNNQYRKEFSNSSVSASVLIPHLQNLVQQTTFQQDLITNLMSNLQQNEKMDGLQSRVQTVEGDTRVETGGAGGERTLLTKIFELQSRMISLTDELIASKLKHVQLQEELNALYCQEEIIDTREQDNQEA from the exons ATGGAGGAGATTGGCTTCGGCGCCAACGCCGTCGTCTACCGCGCCGTCTTCCTCCCCGCCAACACCACCATCGCCGTCAAGTGCCTCGATCTCGATCGGGTCAACAGTAACCTC GATGATGTGCGGAAGGAGGCTCAGATAATGAGCTTGATAGATCATCCGAATGTCATCAAGGCTTATTGCTCGTTCGTTGTCGATCACAACCTTTGGGTGATAATGCCGTTCATGGCAGAGGGTTCATGTTTACACCTAATGAAGGTTGGATACCCCGATGGCCTCGAAGAGCCTGTCATCTGCTCTATTCTAAAAGAAACACTAAAGGCTCTAGATTACCTCCATAGGCAAGGACATATCCACCGAGATGTCAAG GCGGGCAATATCCTTGTCGATAGCCCTGGTGTAGTAAAGCTTGGGGACTTCGGTGTATCTGCTTGCTTATTTGACAGAGGTGATAGACAAAGATCTAGGAATACATTTGTGGGAACCCCGTGCTG GATGGCTCCAGAAGTTCTCCAGCCTGGAACCGGTTATAATTTCAA AGCCGACATCTGGTCATTTGGAATAACTGCACTGGAGCTTGCACATGGTCATGCTCCCTTCTCTAAGTATCCTCCCATGAAG GTTCTTCTCATGACCCTTCAAAATGCCCCACCAGGTCTTGATTACGACCGTGACAGAAAATTCTCAAAG TCTTTCAAGGAAATGGTTGCAATGTGCTTGGTAAAAGATCAAACTAAGAGGCCAACAGCTGAAAAGTTACTGAAGCATTCGTTTTTTAAGAACGCAAAGGTCCCACAGCTGACAGTTAAGAGTATTATAACTGATTTGCCCCCTCTATGGGAGCGTGTGAAGACACTCCAG CAAAAGGATGCAGCACATCTGGCTTCTTCCGAACAGGAAGCACTTTCTATG AGTGAGTACCAACGAGGTGTCAGCGCATGGCACTTTGATATTGAGGATCTAAAGGCTCAGGCATTACTG ATTAATGATGACGATCCACCTGAAATAAAGGAGAATGATGACAGAACAACTGAAGTTGAGAAG GATGCATCTTCCGAGAGCCATCTTGGAAAATCAACACTTCTGAATGGAAGTAACCACAGGTCAAATCA TGAACGAACTTGTGCCACTGCAGTAAATCCAGGTGGAAATGGCCCTGAAATAGATGAAGATTTGGCTTCTGACATTGGCAATGCCGATTCTGTATGGAAGGTTGATGGATCAGAAAATGACTCATTATGCTCTACACCGAAGCATGGTTCTGAGGCGGGAAATTGTAAAAGTGAAGTTAGACAAAAACAAAGACAAAGAACTTACTCTGGCCCAATTCTATACTCTGGTACCGGCGATAGTTCCATCAATGGAAGAGGTCCTATTATTGATAG GGATGCGGGAGGTCAATCAGTATCTAGTAAACAAAAGAATGACTCTGGAAAAATTGATGATCTTAGTGGTCCTCTGTCACTTTCAACTCGTGCTTCTGCAAATAGTCTGTCTGCCCCTATTCGGTCTTCTGGAG GGTATGTGGGCTCCTTGGGAGATAAACCTAAGGTTGAAATAAAAGGCCGATTTTCAGTGACATCCGAAAGTTTTGATCTGGCAAAG GTTCAGGAAATTCCAGTGGTCAAAATTTCACCTAGACCACAGGAG GGATCTGCACTGAGAAAATCAGCCAGTGTTGGTGCTTGGCCAGTGAAGGCTAAGCCAGTG TCTAATAACCAATATCGAAAGGAATTCTCCAACAGCTCAGTTTCTGCATCAGTTCTGATTCCCCATCTTCAAAACCTTGTACAGCAGACCACATTTCAGCAA GATCTCATCACGAACCTAATGAGTAACTTGCAACAGAATGAGAAAATGGATG GGCTCCAGTCTAGAGTTCAGACTGTGGAGGGTGATACAAGG GTTGAAACGGGAGGTGCTGGGGGAGAACGGACACTTCTTACTAAAATATTCGAATTACAATCTAG AATGATTTCTTTAACTGATGAATTGATTGCGTCAAAGCTGAAACATGTTCAG CTGCAAGAAGAGCTAAATGCACTGTACTGCCAAGAAGAAATAATCGACACGAGAGAGCAGGACAATCAAGAAGCTTGA